A stretch of Garra rufa chromosome 11, GarRuf1.0, whole genome shotgun sequence DNA encodes these proteins:
- the c5ar1 gene encoding C5a anaphylatoxin chemotactic receptor 1 codes for MEEVYDDNNYDFNNTDWCGGFENCTLVELPTVPPLSRIGYRHWISLVCYLIVFLLGVPGNALVVWVTGFRMPNSVNAQWFLNLAIADLLCCLSLPLLMVPLAQDQHWPYGAMGCKVLTGLLYMTMYCSVLLLALISLDRFLLVTKPVWCQNHRNTRLARCVCLLIWILALLASSPQFAHMELHKEISSSKTLCDSAYHNLGHAWAVTLTRFCLSFLLPFLIICISHWKVYLMTSSGRGQRGSDKSARTLRVILALVLTFFLCWIPLHIVDILMLTIQNPTDSLRANLRLAHVLTLCLAYINSCLNPLLYVCLGRGFKENLISSLRSVLHFASEAPPHRISLTANSKSTTDGFREKPV; via the coding sequence ATGGAGGAAGTATATGATGATAACAATTATGACTTTAACAATACCGACTGGTGCGGGGGGTTTGAAAACTGCACCCTTGTTGAGCTCCCCACTGTACCGCCACTGTCCAGGATAGGTTATCGGCACTGGATTTCTCTGGTCTGCTACCTCATTGTGTTCCTGCTGGGAGTCCCGGGGAATGCTCTGGTGGTGTGGGTGACCGGGTTTCGAATGCCCAACTCTGTGAACGCGCAGTGGTTTCTAAATCTGGCCATCGCAGATCTGTTGTGCTGCTTGTCGTTGCCTCTCCTCATGGTGCCTCTTGCCCAGGACCAGCACTGGCCTTATGGTGCTATGGGTTGCAAAGTACTCACCGGTTTGTTGTACATGACAATGTACTGCAGCGTCCTGCTCCTGGCCTTGATCAGCTTGGACCGTTTCCTACTGGTGACCAAACCGGTGTGGTGCCAGAACCACAGGAATACGAGGCTGGCCCGCTGCGTCTGTTTGCTCATCTGGATTCTTGCTCTTCTGGCCAGTTCTCCTCAGTTTGCTCACATGGAGCTACATAAAGAAATCAGTAGTAGTAAAACATTGTGCGATAGCGCATACCATAACTTGGGTCATGCATGGGCTGTAACTCTTACCCGCTTTTGTCTGTCTTTTCTGCTGCCTTTCCTGATTATCTGCATCAGCCATTGGAAGGTTTACCTCATGACAAGCTCCGGGCGAGGACAAAGAGGCAGCGATAAGTCGGCCCGGACGCTACGCGTCATTCTGGCATTGGTGCTCACCTTCTTCCTGTGCTGGATTCCTCTGCACATTGTGGATATTCTGATGTTAACGATACAAAACCCAACAGACAGTCTTCGAGCCAACTTGCGTCTGGCCCACGTGTTGACTCTCTGTTTGGCTTACATTAACAGCTGCCTGAACCCGCTGCTCTATGTATGTCTTGGACGTGGTTTTAAGGAAAATCTGATTAGCTCACTGCGAAGTGTGCTTCACTTTGCATCCGAGGCACCACCCCATCGAATCAGCTTGACTGCAAACAGTAAGTCAACCACAGACGGGTTCAGAGAGAAACCTGTATGA